A region of the Microbacterium sp. SL75 genome:
GTCGTGCGAACGACGAAGCACGAGATCGACCAGACGTCGTCGGCGTCGAGGGGCTCGTCCGTCGCGGTCGTGACGTCGCGTGTACGCAGGAGGCGCGCCTGGTCGATGCGGGGACCGACGCGTACCCAGCCCGCGGGCTCGCCGTCGACGTAGGCGATGAGTCCGGGAGCGCGATCGCCGTGCATCTCGGCGTGAAATCGCGCGGTGAGGTCGTCGCGCGAGGTCTTCTGAAACTCGGCGTTCGTGAGCAGCCACCATTGGCACTGGCAGCCGGGACCGTCTCCGCTGTCGAGCGCCGTCTCGGCGTCGTCGAAGCGGTCGCCGGTGGCGGGGAGGATCTCGATCGTCATGCCCGAGACCGTAGCGAGGGGTTCCGACATCGACAAGGGAGTGCGCACACGCCCGGGGTGGCCGTTGGTTCGCGGGGGAGTCGGCGAGGGGCTAATATAGGGGAGTTGCCCGCTCGCGGGTAACGGGATGTGGCGCAGCTTGGTAGCGCACTTGACTGGGGGTCAAGGGGTCGCAGGTTCAAATCCTGTCATCCCGACGGAATGGGTCGGAACTCGCAAGAGTTTCCGGCCCTTCGTCTTTTCTCGGGGGATGTCCGAGAGCTCGTCACCGCAGCGCCCATCGGGTGAGCCTCATGTTCGATTTCGACGAGTTCGTGATCGCGCTTCCGTCCATCGTGATCATCGGTGGGATCTCGGCCCTGGTGTCGTGGCTAGTCATCCGCGGCGCAGTCCTCTCCGCACAGCGCACGTACCGCCGGGAGCAGATCGAGGGGCACTCGGACCAGCTCTGAGGCGCGGCCGGTCGAACCACCCCCGTCCGCCCGATCACGAGAAGTCGAACGTCAACACCGCCGTACGCGTCTCGGGTTCGAAGAACAGCAGGATCGCGTCGGCGCCGTGCCATCGCCAGGGGTACCCCGACGTCGCCGCGATGAACTGGAACGGGCGGCCGTCGGCCACCGCCGCGTCATCTCCGCGCGCCGCGTCGTCAGACACAGCCAGGACGCGAACGTGGCCGACGAAATGCCAGTGCCCGTCAGCCTAGGGAGCCCCCGGCCCCGCCGTCCTCCTCGAGATCCACGTCGACCCTCTCGACCAGCTCACCCACCGCGCGGCAGCCCTGAAAACGGCCCGAGACTGGCAATCGCCTGGGCAACGCCATCGCCATCGACCCGGAACATGCGGAATTCCGGGGATCACGGCGTCGCCGTATGCGCCTGCGCGCATACGCTCCCCGTAGCGTGGCCAACAAGTCGTCGGCATCTGCCCCCGGCTTCGAGACTTCGGTCACCCCCACCGAGGAGCACGCATTGGCTGCACCCGTCATCGAGTCCCGGATGGGACCGATCCGTCAGACCTACAAGGGAACGACGGAGTTCCCGCCCATGGCCAAGGCCTACACGGAGTTGTCGCAGGTCGTCCGTGAGACGGGCCTGCTCGTTCGCGCCCGCCGGTTCTACGCCCTGGTCGGCACCGTCCTCGCCCTCGGGTTCGGCGGGGCGATCACCGGCTTCGTCCTGCTCGGCGACAGCTGGTTCCAGCTGCTGATCGCCGCGGCCCTCGGCATCCTGTTCACCCAGGTGGCGTTCCTCGCCCACGAGGCCGCGCACAAGCAGATCTTCTCCTCGGGTAAAGCCAACGACCGCCTCGCGCTGTGGCTCGCGGCCGGTGTCGTCGGCATGAGCCTGTCGTGGTGGACCTCGAAGCACACCCGCCACCACGCCAACCCCAACCGCGTGGGCAAAGACCCCGACATCGAGATCGACACGATCTCGTTCATCGAGGTCGACGCCGCCAAGGCGCGCGGCCTGCAGCGTTGGATCACCCAGCGCCAGGGGTGGGCGTTCTTCCCCCTGCTCACGCTCGAGGGCGCCAACCTCCACTTCATCGGTCTGCGCCACCTGCTCTCGAAGGAGCCGGTCAAGGGCCGCTGGACGGAGCTCGGCCTCATCGCCCTGCGCTTCGCGGTCTTCGTGGCTCCGGTGTTCGTCTTCCTGCCGCTCGGCATGGCCTTCGCCTTCGTCGGCGTGCAGCTCGCCGTGTTCGGTCTGTACATGGGTGCCTCGTTCGCGCCGAACCACAAGGGCATGGCCGTCATCGCTCCCGATGCGAAGCTCGACTTCTTCAGCAAGCAGGTGCGTACCTCGCGCAACATCACCGGCGGGTGGTGGGCCACGTGGCTCATGGGCGGTCTGAACTACCAGATCGAGCACCACCTGTTCCCGAACATGCCGCGCCCGCACCTCAGCAAGGCCCGTGCGATCGTCAAGGAGCACAGCCAGACGCTCAACGTCCCCTACGTCGAGACCACCTTGTTCGAGTCGTACGGCATCGTCATCCGTTACCTGAACCAGGTGGGGCTCGCCGCTCGCGACCCGTTCGAGTGCCCCATGACTTCGGCGGCCGCGCGGGCCTGACGCCCGCACGACCATCCATCCCAGAGGGCCCCGCATCGCGCGGGGCCCTCTGTCGTGGTTTCGGTGACAAATGTCACCGCGAGTGGTGACCGACGGCTCTCCCGCCCACGGGGGTCCGCTGGTCGACTGGAGGAACCTCGACCCGAAGGATCCCCGTGAAGAAATCCACCCGCCTCGCCCTCCTGTTCCCACCCGTCGTGATCGTCGGCGTCCTCGCGGCGACGCTGGCCACCACGGCCGCCGTCAACGCCGTGGCCACCCGCGCCGAGGCCGCGGAGATCACCCCGTACGGCCAGCGGGTTCCCGTGGGGGGTCGTTCGATGAACGTCGTCGTGAGCGGTGACCACGCGGAGACCATCGTGCTGCTGCCGGGCCTGGGCACCGCGGCACCCGGCCTCGACTTCGCCCCGCTCATCGACCAGCTCGACGACACGTACCGCGTCGTCGCCGTCGAGCCGTTCGGAACCGGGCTGAGCGATCAGACCGACGTACCGCGCACGGCCGCGAACATCACGAGCGAGGTGCACACGGCGCTGGAGTACCTCGGCGTCGACCGCTACGCGCTCATGGGGCACTCGATCTCGGGCATCTACGCGCTGACCTACGTCGAGGCGTATCGCGATGAGGTGACGGCGTTCGTCGGCATCGACAGCAGCGTGCCGGACCAACCCGGCGGTGACGAACCGATCGCGACCGACTCCCTCGCCCTCTTGAACACTCTCGGCCTCACCCGCGCCCTTCGAGCGCTCGCCCCCGACCCGTACGAGGGACTGCCCTACGGCGCGAACGAGAGGGAGCAGATGCGTCTGCTCACGAACGCGAACTCCGCGGCGCCGACCGTGCTCGACGAGATGGCCCACGCATCGACGAATTTCGCCGACGCGGGAGGTCGACGCTTCCCCGCCGACCTCCCGGTGCTGCTGTTCGCGCGCGTGGCCGACGACGACGTCGAGGGATGGGTCGACCTTCACCGCGCCCAGGCGGCATCCGTCGACCGGGGCGAGATGGTGCCGATGGCGGGCGAGCACTACCTGCACCACACGCTCTCGCGCGAGATCGCCGAGGGTACGCGCCGCTTCGTCGGCGGCTGAGGCTCAGGGCACGAGAACGATCTTTCCCGTCCCCGTCCCCGCCTGCCCGAACGCGTGCGCTGCCGCGGCGTCGGACAGGGGGAACGTCTTCGCGACGACCACACGCACCTGGCCGCTCGCCGCGAACTCGGCGAGGCGTTCCCGGAACGAGAGTCGGTAGGCGGTGCCGGCATCCTGACCCGGTCCATAGCCGAGGAGCTTGATGCCGGTGCCGTGGCGTCGGTCCGAGCCCGTGATCGAGGCGATGCGGGCGGGATCCGCGACGAGCGCGAGCGAGACGTCGAGCGCTTCGTCGGTGCCGACGGTGTCGATCGCGGCGTCGATTCCGTCCGGCGCGACGCCGCGCACTCGATCGGCGAGCCCCGCACCGTACTCGACGGGGATCGCGCCGAGTTCGCGCAGCAGCTCGTGATGACGGGCTGAGGCGGTGGCGATCACCCGCGCGCCGAGCTGCCTCGCGAGTTGCACGGCCATGAGCCCGACTCCGCCCGCGCCGCCGTGGACGAGCACGGTCTCTCGTGCGCCGAGCCCGGTCGCCGCGAGGGTGTGGGCGGCGGTGAGGCCCGCGAGCATGAGCGACCCGGCCTCCGCCCAGCCCAGCGCGGCGGGTTTGGGAATGAGGGATGCCACGGGTGCGACGACGTGATCCGCATACGCCGCGTGCGCGGGATAGACGATGACATCGTCGCCCACCGCGGTGCCCTCGACGCTCGAGCCGACCGCGATGACCGTTCCCGCGGCATCCATGCCGAGCGCCGGAAGCGTCTCGGTCAATCCGGCCTCCTCTTTCTCGTCGTCGTCCACGTCGTGGAAGGCTCCGCTGTAGAGCTTCCAGTCGAGCGGGTTCACGCCGGCAGCGCGCACGCGCACCACGACCTCGTCGGGCCCGGGCTCGGGGGTGTCGATCTCGATCACCTCGAGTACGTCGGGACCGCCGAAGGCGCGCGGGCGGATGACTCTGGACATGGGGACCTCCGGGATCAGGGGGCGGCTCGATCTCGCGCCCGATCCATCGTCGCCCGGGGAATGGGTTTCAGAAAGCGCAACATACGCAAACCGTCATTGCGTCAGACACAATGATGAAGGTGGCGATCGAACAGATGGACCTCAATCTCCTGCGCGCACTCGACGCGCTCCTGCAGACGGGCAGCGTGTCGCTGGCCGCGGAGCGTCTGCATCTTTCCGTGCCCGCGACCAGCCGGGCGCTGGGTCGTCTGCGCCAGACGATGAACGACCCGCTGCTCGTGCGCGCGGGCCGCGGCATGGTTCCCACCCCGTT
Encoded here:
- a CDS encoding GNAT family N-acetyltransferase → MTIEILPATGDRFDDAETALDSGDGPGCQCQWWLLTNAEFQKTSRDDLTARFHAEMHGDRAPGLIAYVDGEPAGWVRVGPRIDQARLLRTRDVTTATDEPLDADDVWSISCFVVRTTHRGQGLMKRLLDAAVSTAREADARVIEAYPLDTTVTKRSANQLYRGTVSMFEKAGFDIVDRPKPDRALVSLSLRD
- a CDS encoding fatty acid desaturase family protein → MGPIRQTYKGTTEFPPMAKAYTELSQVVRETGLLVRARRFYALVGTVLALGFGGAITGFVLLGDSWFQLLIAAALGILFTQVAFLAHEAAHKQIFSSGKANDRLALWLAAGVVGMSLSWWTSKHTRHHANPNRVGKDPDIEIDTISFIEVDAAKARGLQRWITQRQGWAFFPLLTLEGANLHFIGLRHLLSKEPVKGRWTELGLIALRFAVFVAPVFVFLPLGMAFAFVGVQLAVFGLYMGASFAPNHKGMAVIAPDAKLDFFSKQVRTSRNITGGWWATWLMGGLNYQIEHHLFPNMPRPHLSKARAIVKEHSQTLNVPYVETTLFESYGIVIRYLNQVGLAARDPFECPMTSAAARA
- a CDS encoding alpha/beta fold hydrolase codes for the protein MKKSTRLALLFPPVVIVGVLAATLATTAAVNAVATRAEAAEITPYGQRVPVGGRSMNVVVSGDHAETIVLLPGLGTAAPGLDFAPLIDQLDDTYRVVAVEPFGTGLSDQTDVPRTAANITSEVHTALEYLGVDRYALMGHSISGIYALTYVEAYRDEVTAFVGIDSSVPDQPGGDEPIATDSLALLNTLGLTRALRALAPDPYEGLPYGANEREQMRLLTNANSAAPTVLDEMAHASTNFADAGGRRFPADLPVLLFARVADDDVEGWVDLHRAQAASVDRGEMVPMAGEHYLHHTLSREIAEGTRRFVGG
- a CDS encoding NADP-dependent oxidoreductase, which produces MSRVIRPRAFGGPDVLEVIEIDTPEPGPDEVVVRVRAAGVNPLDWKLYSGAFHDVDDDEKEEAGLTETLPALGMDAAGTVIAVGSSVEGTAVGDDVIVYPAHAAYADHVVAPVASLIPKPAALGWAEAGSLMLAGLTAAHTLAATGLGARETVLVHGGAGGVGLMAVQLARQLGARVIATASARHHELLRELGAIPVEYGAGLADRVRGVAPDGIDAAIDTVGTDEALDVSLALVADPARIASITGSDRRHGTGIKLLGYGPGQDAGTAYRLSFRERLAEFAASGQVRVVVAKTFPLSDAAAAHAFGQAGTGTGKIVLVP